From a single Aminobacterium mobile DSM 12262 genomic region:
- a CDS encoding phage/plasmid primase, P4 family has protein sequence MPQILKIKPQFCCWKYEERSGRKTKVPYNPVTRKRAKPNQRGTFKDFSSAVAAISDYDGIGFLVGNDICVIDLDDCFDSGGKLKPVTQIVVEAFSGCYMEHSPSEKGLHIFFKATGFNFDKTKYYINNRKLGVEVYVGGATNRFVTVTGNVYADGDIAEKSNELQMILDKYMLRPTTVKQLLDTESQSYLSDKSVIEKALKSANGERFKALWQGDTSGYASASEADLALCGMLAFWCGRDIGQIDRLFRQSGLMRDKWNRPQSGSTYGIITIEKAIANATEIYKPGGKRSSATEDFGECSLTGFKPESNDRYPWTDIGASRLFADYYKSFARFVPERKMWFCYENGIWIPDVGNLKVMEMCKSLANQLLTYALTIQDEHQRKAYIDYCRKWQLRRYRETVLKDAQSVYPISMAEFDQDPLVLNCTNGTLFLKSMDFRPHNSEDRLTKISSVKYDPEAKSERWDAFIREIMSGDEEKAKFLQKAFGYGISGDTRYECLFVLYGATTRNGKGTLCESILKVLGSYGCTARPETISLKNNNNSSSPSEDIARLAGVRFVNISEPSRGLVLNAAQVKSMTGGDTINARFLHENSFDFSPKFKLYINTNYLPVITDMTLFSSGRVVIIPFERHFDESEQDKNLKREFAKPKNQSAILNWLIEGYQLLKKEGLTLPDSVKTATEAYKRDSDKIALFFEDALEESPNSEVRTSEVYARYQCWCSANGCYSENARNFKQALTAIARVERKRPRSGGGMTTMLIGYKLTEEEFFLI, from the coding sequence TTGCCACAGATACTCAAAATTAAGCCACAGTTTTGCTGTTGGAAATATGAAGAGCGAAGTGGTAGAAAAACCAAAGTTCCCTATAACCCAGTAACGAGAAAAAGGGCAAAACCAAATCAACGTGGTACATTTAAAGATTTTAGTTCGGCGGTAGCTGCTATAAGTGATTATGATGGTATCGGATTTTTGGTGGGTAATGACATATGTGTTATCGACTTAGATGATTGCTTTGATAGTGGTGGTAAGCTTAAGCCTGTTACCCAAATTGTTGTAGAGGCTTTTAGTGGTTGTTATATGGAACACAGTCCATCTGAAAAAGGGCTTCATATTTTCTTTAAGGCCACAGGCTTTAACTTTGACAAAACAAAATACTATATCAACAACAGAAAGCTGGGAGTTGAGGTCTATGTGGGCGGAGCAACAAATCGTTTTGTTACCGTAACAGGCAATGTATATGCAGATGGTGATATAGCGGAGAAATCGAATGAACTACAGATGATACTAGACAAGTATATGCTACGTCCTACCACTGTGAAGCAACTTCTGGATACAGAAAGTCAATCCTATCTGTCTGACAAGTCTGTTATTGAGAAGGCTTTAAAATCGGCAAATGGAGAAAGGTTCAAAGCATTATGGCAAGGGGATACATCAGGCTATGCTTCTGCCAGTGAAGCTGATTTGGCACTTTGCGGTATGCTGGCATTTTGGTGTGGCAGAGATATTGGACAGATTGACAGACTTTTCCGGCAGAGCGGCCTAATGCGGGATAAATGGAATAGACCACAGTCCGGCAGTACTTATGGAATAATAACCATAGAAAAAGCTATCGCAAATGCTACTGAAATATATAAACCAGGTGGCAAGCGTTCATCAGCTACAGAGGATTTTGGTGAATGTTCTCTTACTGGCTTTAAGCCTGAGAGTAACGATCGCTACCCTTGGACGGATATTGGGGCAAGCAGGCTGTTTGCTGATTATTATAAGTCTTTTGCCCGCTTTGTTCCCGAAAGGAAGATGTGGTTTTGCTATGAGAATGGTATTTGGATTCCTGATGTCGGTAATCTAAAAGTAATGGAAATGTGTAAATCATTGGCTAACCAACTGCTAACCTATGCTTTGACTATTCAGGATGAACATCAGAGAAAGGCATACATTGACTATTGCCGAAAATGGCAATTAAGAAGATACAGGGAAACGGTACTTAAGGATGCACAGAGCGTATATCCCATTTCGATGGCTGAATTTGACCAAGATCCTCTTGTGTTAAATTGCACTAATGGAACATTGTTTTTAAAGTCGATGGATTTTCGTCCCCACAACAGCGAGGACAGACTCACAAAGATATCCAGCGTTAAATATGACCCTGAGGCAAAAAGCGAGCGATGGGATGCATTTATTCGTGAAATTATGAGCGGAGATGAGGAAAAGGCAAAGTTCCTACAAAAAGCCTTCGGATATGGTATCAGCGGAGACACTCGGTATGAATGCCTATTTGTTCTCTATGGTGCCACAACGAGAAACGGTAAAGGGACGCTATGCGAGAGCATTCTTAAGGTATTAGGCAGCTACGGCTGTACTGCAAGACCGGAGACAATCAGTCTAAAAAATAACAATAACAGTTCAAGTCCCAGCGAGGATATTGCCCGGCTTGCAGGAGTACGCTTTGTGAATATTTCCGAACCTAGCAGAGGACTTGTCCTAAATGCCGCACAGGTAAAAAGTATGACAGGTGGTGACACCATCAATGCAAGGTTTCTGCACGAGAATTCTTTTGACTTCTCACCAAAGTTTAAGCTGTATATCAACACTAATTATCTGCCCGTCATTACGGATATGACGCTGTTTTCCAGCGGCAGAGTGGTAATTATCCCTTTTGAACGACACTTTGATGAAAGCGAGCAGGATAAAAACCTAAAACGTGAATTTGCCAAACCGAAGAATCAGAGTGCTATCCTCAACTGGCTAATTGAAGGCTATCAGCTGTTAAAAAAGGAAGGCTTGACTTTACCTGATTCCGTTAAGACAGCAACGGAGGCTTATAAGCGTGACAGCGATAAAATAGCATTATTTTTCGAGGATGCCTTGGAGGAAAGCCCCAACAGTGAGGTGCGGACATCCGAAGTGTATGCCCGGTATCAGTGTTGGTGCAGTGCCAATGGCTGTTATTCAGAGAATGCAAGAAACTTCAAACAAGCCTTAACAGCTATCGCTCGTGTAGAACGGAAACGACCACGTTCTGGTGGTGGAATGACCACAATGCTTATCGGATATAAGCTGACAGAAGAAGAATTTTTTCTTATTTAA
- a CDS encoding phage major capsid protein, which produces MATSTTYNRAFWNVMKGKEENNQNLSEGFDNAGAYVAPDEFREGFNTALAKENIFRRFATVINLSSAEGKIQAVSSTGTADWVEDGDPIPESADTFTQFLVKSYKLASLVKLNRSFVTDMNFNLEKYLIGDFAKRFGKAEENALLNGNGTTQPTGILTADADVTTADSATISFDEIISLYFSLKDEYRNNAVFIMHDNTAMLLRTLKDTSGSYLWNSSDNTIFGKPVVTSPYMPTVSAGAKSIVFGDLSYYWLIERQPITIKKLSELYALQGQIGFSAYERLDGKLIQPDALKILQIKA; this is translated from the coding sequence ATGGCAACATCAACAACTTATAATAGAGCGTTTTGGAATGTTATGAAAGGAAAAGAAGAAAATAATCAAAATCTAAGCGAGGGCTTTGATAATGCAGGAGCCTATGTCGCACCAGATGAGTTCAGAGAAGGCTTTAACACTGCTTTGGCAAAGGAAAATATATTCCGCAGATTTGCTACTGTTATCAATCTATCTTCTGCAGAAGGTAAAATTCAAGCGGTATCCTCAACGGGTACAGCAGATTGGGTTGAAGACGGAGATCCAATCCCCGAAAGCGCCGATACATTTACACAGTTTCTGGTGAAATCATACAAGCTGGCATCTCTTGTCAAGCTAAACCGCTCATTCGTCACCGATATGAACTTTAATCTTGAAAAATATCTGATTGGTGATTTTGCGAAGCGTTTTGGCAAGGCTGAGGAAAATGCATTGCTTAATGGAAATGGCACAACACAGCCAACAGGTATCCTTACAGCAGATGCAGATGTAACTACAGCAGATAGTGCTACTATCTCTTTTGACGAGATTATCTCTCTGTACTTTTCATTAAAAGATGAATACCGAAATAACGCTGTATTTATCATGCACGATAATACAGCCATGCTTCTTAGAACCCTTAAGGATACAAGCGGCAGTTATCTGTGGAATTCTTCAGATAACACCATCTTCGGAAAGCCTGTAGTTACCTCTCCATATATGCCTACAGTATCAGCAGGAGCAAAAAGCATTGTATTTGGAGATTTATCATACTACTGGCTGATTGAGCGTCAGCCAATAACAATAAAGAAATTAAGTGAATTATATGCATTGCAGGGGCAGATTGGCTTTTCTGCTTACGAAAGATTGGATGGGAAGCTAATTCAACCGGATGCTCTGAAAATATTACAAATAAAAGCTTAA
- a CDS encoding transposon-encoded TnpW family protein: protein MENQINSRTTKSDIGGTVYVVESRVSDSAKESAYSKLKRLITVNAKSLSKLSDSSYKPTEFNSTSSR, encoded by the coding sequence ATGGAAAACCAAATTAACAGTCGCACAACCAAATCCGATATCGGAGGTACGGTCTATGTGGTGGAATCACGAGTAAGTGATTCAGCAAAGGAAAGTGCATATTCCAAGCTGAAACGACTGATTACGGTCAACGCAAAAAGTCTTTCAAAGTTATCAGATAGTTCATATAAACCTACGGAATTCAACTCGACTTCTTCAAGGTAG
- a CDS encoding recombinase family protein yields the protein MDDGVSGTTFDRPDFNRMIADVESGRIGTIIIKDMSRFGRDYLKVGYYTEIMFPEADVRFIAINNGIDSANQADSDFTPFLNIINEWYAKDTSKKIRAVFKSKGQSGKPLCTNPPYGYIKDPEDKLHWIIDEKAAEVVRDIFRLCMAGFGPTQIAKQLEKRCIDTPTVHLRKMGINTPARPPENPYAWSARTVADILAKMEYLGHTVNFKTSKKSYKSKVKIMNNPEEWLVFKNTHEAIIDEGTWETVQKIRDGKRRPSRLGEMGMLSGMMFCADCGAKLYQVRGKGWTHDKEYFVCATYRKKKGMCSSHQIRNVVVEQLLLEDLRRVTSFAKDHEQEFIRIVMNNSEKELAKELRQSQKEYEQAQTRIADIDKIIRKLYEDNVMGKIPEERFYKMSAEYEAEQKALEERITKLKRTIDTTNEQSLNTDRFLALVKKYTEITELDAEIIREFIDKIIVFKAEKVDGRRTQKIQIFYNCIGAINLPN from the coding sequence GTGGATGATGGGGTCAGCGGTACAACTTTTGATAGACCAGACTTTAACCGCATGATTGCAGATGTAGAGTCCGGTAGAATCGGAACGATTATCATCAAGGATATGTCCCGTTTCGGCAGGGATTACCTTAAAGTAGGTTATTATACCGAGATTATGTTTCCTGAAGCAGATGTACGATTCATTGCTATTAACAATGGTATTGATAGTGCAAACCAAGCAGACAGTGACTTTACACCGTTTCTTAACATTATTAATGAATGGTACGCTAAGGATACTAGCAAGAAAATCCGTGCTGTGTTCAAATCCAAGGGACAGTCTGGCAAGCCGCTCTGCACCAATCCGCCTTACGGTTATATTAAAGACCCTGAGGATAAGTTGCACTGGATTATAGATGAGAAAGCCGCCGAGGTGGTCAGAGATATTTTCCGACTGTGCATGGCTGGCTTTGGACCTACGCAGATAGCAAAGCAACTTGAAAAGCGATGCATTGATACACCTACGGTTCATCTTCGCAAAATGGGTATTAACACTCCAGCAAGACCGCCTGAAAACCCATATGCTTGGTCGGCTCGTACCGTAGCAGATATTCTGGCTAAAATGGAATATCTAGGTCACACAGTGAATTTCAAGACTTCTAAAAAGTCCTACAAGAGCAAAGTCAAGATAATGAACAATCCAGAAGAATGGCTGGTTTTCAAAAATACCCATGAAGCAATTATCGATGAGGGCACTTGGGAAACAGTGCAGAAAATCAGAGATGGCAAGCGAAGACCATCGCGATTAGGTGAAATGGGAATGCTCTCTGGCATGATGTTTTGTGCCGACTGTGGAGCAAAGCTGTATCAGGTTAGAGGCAAGGGATGGACACACGATAAGGAATATTTCGTTTGTGCTACTTACCGCAAGAAAAAGGGTATGTGCAGTTCACATCAGATACGCAATGTTGTAGTGGAACAGCTCTTGCTAGAAGACTTAAGACGTGTAACCTCCTTTGCCAAAGACCATGAACAGGAATTCATCCGTATAGTTATGAATAACTCAGAAAAGGAACTTGCCAAAGAACTCCGCCAAAGTCAAAAGGAGTACGAACAAGCACAGACTCGCATTGCTGACATAGACAAAATCATTAGAAAGCTATATGAAGACAATGTGATGGGCAAAATTCCCGAAGAGCGTTTTTACAAGATGTCCGCTGAATATGAAGCCGAGCAGAAGGCGCTGGAAGAAAGGATAACCAAATTAAAGCGTACTATTGATACAACAAATGAACAGTCCCTCAATACTGACCGCTTTCTTGCACTGGTTAAAAAGTATACAGAAATTACAGAACTGGATGCAGAAATTATCCGAGAGTTCATTGACAAAATTATTGTATTCAAGGCTGAAAAAGTCGATGGTCGCAGAACCCAGAAGATTCAGATTTTCTATAACTGCATTGGCGCAATTAACTTACCAAACTAA
- the groL gene encoding chaperonin GroEL (60 kDa chaperone family; promotes refolding of misfolded polypeptides especially under stressful conditions; forms two stacked rings of heptamers to form a barrel-shaped 14mer; ends can be capped by GroES; misfolded proteins enter the barrel where they are refolded when GroES binds) has translation MAKILTFNEDARHAMLRGIDKVADTVGVTLGPKGRNVVLEKKFGSPTITNDGVTIAKEIDLEDPFENTGAQLVKEVASKTNDVAGDGTTTATVLARAIIREGMKNVAAGANGMLMRQGIEKAIDFVVDELKKMAIPVKNRDKIAQVAAISANDFAVGQLIAEAMEKVGQDGVITVEDSQTVGTTLEMVEGLQFDKGYISPYMITDPERMEVAFDDAYILIHDGKVSNIKDLLPVLEKVVQTGKPLLIIAEDVEGEALATLVVNKLRGVMQIAAVKAPGFGERRKAMLNDIAIVTGGQVVSEDLGIKLESADISMLGKAKKIRITKEETTIVEGAGSSEEIRKRAAQIRKELEESTSEYDKEKLQERLAKLVGGVAVVQVGSATETEQKELKHRIEDALNATRAAVEEGIVAGGGVAIINCISSLDKFIGNLEGDVKTGGTIILNALTAPLHLIAQNAGYQGDVVVEKVRGLKAGQGLDAATGEYVDMIEAGIIDPVKVTRSALQNAGSIAAMVLTTEAIVADKPEPKSAAPMPGGAGMGGMEGMY, from the coding sequence ATGGCGAAGATCCTTACTTTTAATGAAGATGCACGCCATGCTATGTTGCGTGGTATTGATAAAGTAGCCGATACAGTTGGTGTGACCCTTGGGCCTAAGGGGCGCAATGTAGTTTTGGAGAAAAAATTTGGATCCCCTACTATTACGAACGATGGTGTTACCATTGCAAAAGAAATAGACCTTGAGGATCCTTTCGAGAACACAGGGGCACAGCTGGTCAAAGAAGTTGCTTCTAAGACCAATGATGTAGCTGGTGACGGTACCACTACAGCTACAGTACTTGCCCGAGCCATTATCCGTGAGGGAATGAAAAACGTAGCAGCTGGTGCTAATGGCATGTTGATGCGCCAGGGAATTGAAAAGGCCATTGATTTTGTAGTGGACGAACTGAAGAAGATGGCTATTCCCGTGAAAAATCGAGATAAGATTGCTCAGGTTGCCGCTATCTCTGCTAATGATTTTGCTGTTGGACAGCTTATTGCTGAAGCCATGGAGAAAGTGGGACAGGATGGCGTCATTACTGTGGAAGATAGCCAGACTGTAGGAACGACTCTTGAGATGGTAGAAGGACTTCAGTTTGATAAGGGGTACATTAGCCCTTACATGATCACTGATCCTGAGAGAATGGAAGTTGCTTTTGATGATGCGTATATCTTGATTCATGATGGCAAGGTAAGCAACATTAAAGATCTTCTTCCTGTTCTTGAAAAAGTTGTCCAGACTGGAAAGCCTCTTCTGATCATTGCTGAGGATGTGGAAGGAGAAGCCCTTGCCACTCTAGTTGTGAATAAGCTGAGAGGTGTCATGCAGATAGCTGCCGTTAAGGCTCCTGGCTTTGGCGAGCGTCGCAAGGCAATGCTGAACGATATTGCCATTGTGACTGGTGGCCAGGTTGTGAGCGAAGATCTGGGCATTAAACTTGAAAGCGCTGACATCTCTATGCTTGGTAAAGCTAAAAAGATTCGTATCACAAAAGAGGAGACCACTATTGTAGAAGGTGCTGGTTCCTCTGAAGAGATCCGCAAACGCGCAGCTCAGATTCGAAAAGAGCTTGAGGAATCCACTTCTGAGTACGATAAAGAGAAACTTCAGGAACGTCTTGCCAAACTTGTGGGTGGCGTAGCCGTTGTTCAGGTCGGTTCAGCTACAGAGACGGAGCAGAAAGAACTGAAGCATCGTATAGAGGATGCGTTGAATGCAACAAGAGCAGCTGTCGAAGAAGGCATTGTAGCTGGCGGCGGAGTTGCTATCATCAACTGCATTTCTTCTCTTGATAAGTTTATAGGGAACCTTGAAGGTGATGTGAAAACTGGTGGAACGATTATTCTCAATGCTCTCACGGCACCTCTTCATTTGATCGCCCAGAACGCAGGGTATCAGGGTGATGTGGTGGTAGAGAAAGTTCGCGGTCTAAAAGCAGGTCAGGGACTTGACGCAGCTACTGGCGAGTATGTGGATATGATTGAGGCCGGCATTATCGACCCTGTAAAAGTAACGAGAAGTGCCCTTCAGAATGCTGGTTCTATTGCTGCCATGGTTCTCACCACAGAGGCTATTGTGGCTGACAAGCCAGAACCCAAGAGCGCTGCTCCTATGCCTGGTGGAGCAGGAATGGGTGGTATGGAGGGAATGTACTAG
- the groES gene encoding co-chaperone GroES, protein MNLKPLGDRLVVKVINQEEKTKGGIVLPDTAKEKPQEGEVIAIGTGKVLENGQKLPLEVKVGDRIIFSKYAGTEIKLDGEEFVIFSERDVLAIVEK, encoded by the coding sequence ATGAACTTAAAACCGCTTGGTGATCGTCTCGTTGTTAAGGTCATCAATCAGGAAGAAAAAACCAAGGGAGGCATCGTTCTTCCAGATACTGCCAAAGAGAAACCCCAGGAAGGGGAAGTTATAGCTATTGGAACTGGGAAAGTGCTTGAGAACGGACAGAAGCTTCCATTGGAAGTTAAAGTTGGTGACCGTATCATATTCAGCAAATATGCCGGTACTGAGATTAAGCTTGACGGAGAAGAGTTTGTGATCTTCAGTGAGCGAGACGTTCTTGCTATTGTAGAGAAATAA